The following proteins are co-located in the Myxococcus fulvus genome:
- a CDS encoding adenylate/guanylate cyclase domain-containing protein, which yields MVVEAPEPGKLSAILFTGIEAVSRQSWRDEALQQVVREEHASLVRELLPRHGGREVKRLEDGFLLEFEGGMSAVDFGLALQRELETHNGTVAAERRVVLRVGVHVGLVVHRDGDVFGEGVNLAARIEALARPGTLYVSESVARQVEGRLASPPVRLGRGEMKNIRLPVAVYRIDPREHRGRRPFLSRMRSLLSRTPTAN from the coding sequence ATGGTGGTGGAGGCACCCGAGCCGGGGAAACTGTCGGCCATCCTGTTCACGGGCATCGAGGCCGTGAGCCGTCAGTCCTGGCGTGATGAAGCGCTCCAGCAGGTGGTGCGCGAGGAACACGCGTCGTTGGTCCGAGAGCTGCTGCCGCGCCATGGAGGGCGCGAGGTGAAGCGTCTGGAGGATGGGTTCCTGTTGGAGTTCGAGGGCGGGATGTCCGCGGTGGACTTCGGCCTGGCGCTCCAGCGGGAGCTGGAGACCCACAACGGCACCGTGGCCGCCGAGCGCCGCGTGGTGCTGCGCGTCGGTGTGCACGTGGGCCTGGTGGTGCACCGCGACGGCGACGTGTTCGGCGAGGGCGTCAACCTGGCCGCGCGCATCGAGGCGCTCGCGAGGCCCGGCACGCTCTACGTCAGCGAGTCGGTGGCCCGACAGGTGGAAGGCCGGCTGGCGTCGCCGCCGGTGCGCCTGGGCCGGGGCGAGATGAAGAACATCCGCCTGCCGGTGGCCGTCTATCGCATCGACCCCCGGGAGCATCGCGGCCGTCGGCCGTTCCTGTCGCGGATGCGCTCGCTGTTGAGTCGCACGCCCACGGCGAACTGA
- a CDS encoding glutathione S-transferase family protein, which produces MPQLTLVVASKNYSSWSLRPYLALCHTGQPFQEVVIPLSTPGTQDLILQHSPSGRVPALRHGELVIWDSLAICEYLAETFPEARLWPESREARAVARSVTAEMHSSFSRLREHMGMNLRARKPGQGRAPGVAEDIARIQALWNDCRSRFGQGGPFLFGRFSIADAFYTPVATRFVTYDVTLDPVSAAYRDTLLSQPAFQKWAEAGLHEPPVAKYED; this is translated from the coding sequence ATGCCCCAGCTCACCCTCGTCGTCGCCTCGAAGAATTACTCCTCGTGGTCGCTTCGGCCGTACCTGGCGCTCTGCCATACCGGGCAGCCCTTCCAGGAGGTCGTCATCCCCCTGTCCACGCCAGGGACGCAGGACCTCATCCTCCAGCACTCGCCCAGCGGACGGGTGCCGGCGCTCCGACACGGAGAGCTGGTCATCTGGGACTCGCTGGCCATCTGCGAGTACCTGGCGGAGACCTTCCCGGAGGCCCGGCTGTGGCCCGAGTCCCGCGAGGCCCGCGCCGTGGCGCGCTCGGTGACGGCGGAGATGCACTCGAGCTTCTCGCGGCTGCGCGAGCACATGGGGATGAACCTGCGCGCGCGAAAGCCCGGACAGGGACGCGCGCCGGGCGTCGCCGAGGACATCGCCCGCATCCAGGCGCTGTGGAACGACTGCCGCTCGCGCTTCGGTCAGGGCGGGCCGTTCCTGTTCGGCCGCTTCAGCATCGCGGATGCGTTCTACACGCCGGTGGCCACGCGCTTCGTCACCTACGACGTGACGTTGGACCCGGTGAGCGCCGCGTACCGCGACACGCTCTTGTCCCAGCCCGCCTTCCAGAAGTGGGCGGAGGCCGGACTGCACGAGCCGCCCGTGGCGAAGTACGAGGACTGA
- a CDS encoding HAD family hydrolase, whose translation MAEVKAVLLDLGNVLVFHDNALLFARLGACARMSAAEVAQRLMGAGWTEANRGTLDAEGIRKSVCGALGVELPMAEFAPLWSSHFTTHEAVLPRVESLIGRVKLVLVSNTNALHAAYLRPRLPLLQRFDALVMSCEVGFVKPEPDIYRIALERAGVEPREAAFFDDLPEFVEAADALGLRGQLFTTADAFDAQLTRLGL comes from the coding sequence ATGGCGGAGGTGAAGGCGGTCCTCCTGGACCTGGGCAACGTGCTCGTCTTCCACGACAACGCGTTGCTCTTCGCGCGGCTGGGCGCGTGCGCGCGGATGTCCGCCGCGGAGGTCGCCCAGCGGTTGATGGGCGCCGGATGGACCGAGGCCAACCGGGGCACGCTGGACGCCGAGGGCATCCGCAAGAGCGTGTGCGGAGCGCTGGGCGTCGAGCTGCCCATGGCGGAGTTCGCGCCCCTGTGGAGCAGCCACTTCACCACCCACGAGGCCGTGCTGCCCCGGGTGGAGTCGCTCATCGGCCGGGTGAAGCTGGTGCTGGTGTCCAACACCAACGCGCTGCACGCGGCGTACTTGCGGCCCCGGCTGCCGCTCTTGCAGCGCTTCGACGCGCTGGTGATGAGCTGCGAGGTGGGCTTCGTGAAGCCCGAGCCGGACATCTACCGCATCGCCCTGGAGCGCGCCGGCGTGGAGCCGCGCGAGGCCGCCTTCTTCGACGACCTGCCGGAGTTCGTGGAGGCCGCCGACGCGCTGGGCCTGCGCGGTCAGCTGTTCACCACCGCCGACGCGTTCGACGCGCAGCTCACCCGGCTGGGGCTCTGA
- a CDS encoding host attachment protein has translation MADAKLWILVGNASRARLFETDAKGREEWSLVEEFFHEESRVKSEQLREQPDNPNAGTLHGPPGENEPQGRRELEHDRFARELSGVLDKGHDRHAFDKLIIAAPPEFLGRLRKALSTRVRQRVLLDVGSDYSTVPARDLPERVPLL, from the coding sequence ATGGCGGACGCAAAGCTCTGGATTCTCGTGGGGAACGCGAGCCGGGCCCGGCTCTTCGAGACGGACGCGAAGGGGCGCGAGGAGTGGAGTCTGGTCGAGGAGTTCTTCCACGAGGAGAGCCGCGTCAAGAGCGAGCAGCTCCGCGAGCAGCCGGACAACCCCAACGCGGGCACCCTGCACGGGCCTCCCGGGGAGAACGAGCCCCAGGGTCGTCGGGAGCTGGAGCACGACCGCTTCGCGCGCGAGCTGTCGGGCGTGCTCGACAAGGGGCATGACCGCCACGCGTTCGACAAGCTCATCATCGCGGCGCCGCCGGAGTTCCTCGGCAGGTTGCGCAAGGCGCTGAGCACGCGGGTGCGTCAGCGTGTCCTCCTGGACGTGGGCTCGGACTACTCGACGGTGCCCGCGCGGGATTTGCCTGAGCGCGTCCCGCTCCTCTAG
- a CDS encoding MopE-related protein encodes MKTFESWLRALTAVLLLSGVAGCKVTFPDNAAYTCEKDGDCGGEGFVCTSLPDDGPRYCCRAEGAELCNGLDDDCDGAIDELESTCFSGDDDNRGKGACRDGQSVCTRQGTVACVGDVLPTVERCNGVDDDCDGEVDEDFNRLTDPFNCGTCGTVCTALQTCVEGVCQKRGELDCGNGLDDNRDGATDCADRDDCDGQACGAGCLCENGRQTESDCGNGEDDDEDRSIDCADRDDCEGKSCGAGCVCNDGRKTESLCTPDSGDEDGDGRLNCADPDCERKACGPGLACLGSNCVEGACDNGEDDDGDGQTDCADSDCSGQSCGVGCACRNSAKAEANCTDGIDNDGDGTTDSPSVDCQDSDCGGQLCVAGELNAVCGVTSKRCAEVSCNDLVDNDKDGLTDCADTQDCPNNSRCSRLVDGNRVAGTCNAGVCR; translated from the coding sequence ATGAAGACCTTCGAATCCTGGCTGCGAGCCCTCACCGCGGTGCTGCTGCTCTCCGGCGTGGCGGGCTGCAAGGTGACCTTCCCCGACAACGCCGCCTACACCTGTGAGAAGGACGGGGACTGCGGTGGCGAGGGCTTCGTCTGTACGTCGCTGCCCGATGACGGGCCCCGCTACTGTTGCCGCGCGGAGGGAGCGGAGCTCTGCAACGGCCTGGACGACGACTGCGACGGCGCCATCGACGAGCTGGAGTCGACGTGCTTCTCGGGCGATGACGACAACCGGGGCAAGGGCGCGTGCCGCGACGGCCAGTCTGTCTGCACCCGCCAGGGCACGGTGGCGTGCGTGGGTGACGTGCTGCCCACCGTCGAGCGCTGCAACGGCGTGGATGACGACTGCGACGGCGAGGTGGACGAGGACTTCAACCGGCTGACGGACCCGTTCAACTGCGGCACGTGCGGCACGGTGTGCACCGCGCTGCAGACCTGCGTGGAGGGCGTCTGCCAGAAGCGTGGCGAGCTCGACTGCGGCAACGGGCTGGACGACAACCGCGACGGCGCCACCGACTGCGCGGACCGCGACGACTGCGACGGCCAGGCCTGCGGCGCGGGCTGCCTCTGCGAGAACGGCCGGCAGACGGAGTCGGACTGCGGCAACGGCGAGGACGACGACGAGGACCGGAGCATCGACTGCGCGGACCGCGACGACTGTGAAGGCAAGTCCTGCGGCGCCGGCTGCGTGTGCAACGACGGCCGCAAGACGGAGTCGCTGTGCACGCCGGACAGCGGCGACGAGGACGGCGACGGTCGGCTCAACTGCGCGGACCCCGACTGCGAGCGCAAGGCGTGCGGGCCCGGGCTGGCGTGCCTGGGCTCCAACTGCGTCGAGGGCGCCTGCGACAACGGCGAGGATGACGACGGGGACGGGCAGACGGACTGCGCGGACTCGGACTGCAGCGGCCAGTCGTGCGGCGTGGGCTGCGCGTGCCGCAACAGCGCCAAGGCCGAGGCGAACTGCACCGACGGCATCGACAATGACGGGGATGGCACGACGGACAGTCCCAGCGTCGACTGCCAGGACTCCGACTGCGGCGGCCAGCTGTGCGTGGCCGGTGAGCTGAACGCGGTGTGCGGCGTCACGTCGAAGCGCTGCGCCGAGGTGAGCTGCAACGACCTCGTCGACAACGACAAGGATGGCCTGACCGACTGCGCGGACACACAGGACTGCCCGAACAACTCGCGCTGCTCGCGCCTGGTGGATGGCAACCGCGTGGCAGGCACCTGCAACGCGGGGGTCTGCAGGTGA
- a CDS encoding serine/threonine-protein kinase yields MGNDDLFAQTLLSSRGGPVSGEQRVGVELREGSLLGSYQLEALLGEGSMGRVFQARHARLGRQVALKVLKPEHARDGGFVQRFFQEARTVNQINHEHIVEIFDFVDEGEGGHVYCVMELLRGQGLGALLKQEPLSLARIQRIAVQVCAALGAAHQVGVVHRDIKPDNLFLTQRAGQPDFVKVLDFGVAKHLVTEGATPTGTLDGTIIGTPAYMSPEQAAGLTVDARSDIYAVGNILYEMLTGHPPFQAEAFGQLVVQIITQPPPPLPTQLATGEPLPSQLAELVMRCLAKEPEGRPQTLAEVTTGLLLLPVQVPSSPEAVAALEPSERPTRRMPVVVGPHRRRVLGAAGAGVVALLAAGALVWRGAGTSSAPVIVPSASESVVSPERVPEPMVLAAAAEQGVVPAVRLTVHSFPEGAQVVRSDTGEVLGVTPLVRELPRREVPLHLRVELAGYVSSERSVRLDSHTELEVPLAKSLTAPRANASKKPNVKKPSQGAATSRRNNARAASAESSGR; encoded by the coding sequence ATGGGCAACGATGACCTCTTCGCGCAGACCTTGTTGTCCTCTCGCGGAGGGCCCGTGAGCGGCGAGCAACGCGTCGGCGTGGAGCTGCGGGAGGGCTCGCTGCTGGGCAGCTACCAGCTGGAGGCGCTCCTGGGAGAGGGCTCCATGGGCCGGGTGTTCCAGGCGCGTCACGCGCGGCTGGGGCGCCAGGTGGCCTTGAAGGTGCTCAAGCCCGAGCACGCGCGCGACGGCGGCTTCGTGCAGCGCTTCTTCCAGGAAGCCCGCACGGTGAATCAGATCAACCACGAGCACATCGTGGAGATCTTCGACTTCGTGGACGAGGGCGAGGGCGGCCACGTCTACTGCGTCATGGAGCTGTTGCGCGGGCAGGGCCTGGGCGCGCTCCTGAAGCAGGAGCCCCTGTCGCTCGCGCGCATCCAGCGCATCGCGGTGCAGGTGTGCGCGGCCCTGGGCGCGGCGCACCAGGTGGGCGTGGTGCACCGGGACATCAAGCCGGACAACCTCTTCCTCACCCAGCGCGCCGGGCAGCCGGACTTCGTGAAGGTGCTCGACTTCGGCGTCGCCAAGCACCTGGTCACCGAGGGCGCGACGCCCACGGGCACGCTGGACGGGACCATCATCGGCACGCCGGCGTACATGTCCCCGGAGCAGGCCGCGGGTCTGACGGTGGACGCGCGCTCGGACATCTACGCGGTGGGCAACATCCTCTACGAGATGCTCACCGGTCACCCGCCCTTCCAGGCGGAGGCCTTCGGGCAGCTGGTGGTGCAGATCATCACCCAGCCGCCGCCGCCGCTGCCCACGCAGCTGGCGACCGGAGAGCCGCTCCCGTCCCAGCTCGCGGAGCTGGTGATGCGGTGTCTGGCGAAGGAGCCGGAGGGCCGGCCCCAGACGCTCGCGGAGGTGACGACGGGGCTGTTGCTGTTGCCCGTGCAGGTGCCCTCGTCGCCGGAGGCGGTGGCGGCGCTGGAGCCGTCGGAGCGGCCCACGCGGCGGATGCCCGTGGTGGTGGGACCCCATCGTCGCCGTGTCCTGGGGGCCGCGGGGGCGGGCGTCGTGGCGCTGCTCGCGGCCGGTGCGCTGGTGTGGCGTGGCGCGGGCACGTCGAGTGCGCCGGTCATCGTCCCGAGCGCGTCCGAGTCCGTCGTCTCCCCGGAGCGCGTGCCGGAGCCCATGGTGCTGGCGGCCGCGGCCGAGCAGGGGGTGGTGCCCGCGGTGCGGCTCACCGTGCACTCCTTCCCGGAGGGCGCGCAGGTGGTGCGCTCGGACACCGGTGAGGTGCTGGGCGTCACGCCGCTGGTGCGCGAGCTGCCGCGCCGCGAGGTGCCGCTGCACCTGCGCGTGGAGCTGGCGGGGTACGTGTCCTCGGAGCGCTCGGTGCGGCTGGATTCGCACACGGAGCTGGAAGTGCCGCTGGCCAAGTCGCTCACCGCGCCGAGGGCCAACGCGAGCAAGAAGCCGAACGTGAAGAAGCCGTCCCAGGGGGCCGCCACCTCGCGCAGGAACAACGCGCGCGCGGCGAGCGCCGAGTCCTCGGGGCGTTAG
- a CDS encoding gliding motility-associated C-terminal domain-containing protein: MKHLLLMLVCLSSLPVLADGYIRGNTRVLQGSVETYVVEWPSWTSDHDRYANVTWNVMHGTLLSQDKGSATVQWDVSGNHLDLLGSLDVYEDLGGQGASISVETINTHTGESSFCSGVLGPAAIAVDFGRGGNPGPALPSGATTYGYDPACAISPNHYTLTNSSVNCRAPWHGIAQDHTPGDTNGYFLMVDANATPGEFYRTTVNGLTPAFRYEFSAWVGNLDAYGMYESPRIRFEVHGPSGFIATSGDLLIPRSSPFQWQKVGFMFDLPAGVSSVDIVMVNRHQNAMGNDLVIDDLSFAPCYPPIIASFENGPVVDREHACNSGAVNLYGRWPSTIPFTTPAYQWQWSPDGGDSWLNVPGATSLASSHSQPSPGIHRYRLMSYEALNPSQQLVSNPLTFFVQRLVVEPRTHHLYSCNGGNTYGSLAAHYRLEFADPVVQTSYAIQWSPATYLSNPNTSPTSILLPSLGASPPPNGPPVPAANHLYTVTVTDNVHGCTGSGQQTVAQHNPRKVAVPNAFTPNGDGVNDLFRPLNLDDYPGSRFFIYNRWGQAIFSSQGPTLLDYSWNGTFGGVPQGSGAYAWRIEMSDCFGNIINGSTGDNRPSGTVTLIR, translated from the coding sequence ATGAAACACCTGCTGCTGATGCTCGTCTGTCTGTCTTCGTTGCCTGTCCTCGCGGATGGCTACATCCGCGGGAACACCCGGGTCCTCCAGGGCTCCGTGGAGACCTACGTCGTCGAATGGCCCTCGTGGACCAGCGACCACGACCGCTACGCCAACGTCACGTGGAACGTCATGCACGGCACCCTCCTCTCCCAGGACAAGGGGTCGGCCACGGTGCAGTGGGACGTGTCCGGCAACCACCTGGACCTCCTCGGGAGCCTGGATGTCTATGAGGACCTGGGCGGGCAGGGGGCCTCCATCAGCGTGGAGACCATCAACACCCATACCGGTGAGTCCTCGTTCTGCTCGGGCGTGCTCGGGCCCGCCGCCATCGCGGTGGACTTCGGCCGGGGAGGCAACCCGGGGCCGGCGCTCCCCTCGGGGGCCACGACTTACGGCTACGACCCGGCCTGCGCGATTTCACCCAACCACTACACGCTCACGAACAGCTCGGTGAACTGCCGGGCCCCCTGGCATGGGATTGCCCAGGACCACACCCCGGGCGACACGAACGGCTACTTCCTCATGGTGGACGCGAACGCTACCCCCGGCGAGTTCTACCGGACCACCGTGAACGGGCTGACGCCCGCCTTCCGCTACGAGTTCTCCGCCTGGGTGGGCAACCTGGACGCGTATGGCATGTACGAGTCCCCGAGGATCCGCTTCGAGGTCCATGGGCCCTCGGGCTTCATCGCGACCAGCGGGGACCTGCTCATCCCGCGCTCGTCGCCCTTCCAATGGCAGAAGGTCGGCTTCATGTTCGACCTGCCCGCGGGAGTCTCGTCGGTCGACATCGTGATGGTGAACCGCCACCAGAACGCCATGGGCAATGACCTGGTCATCGACGACCTCTCGTTCGCGCCCTGCTACCCACCCATCATCGCCTCCTTCGAGAACGGCCCCGTGGTGGACCGGGAGCACGCGTGCAACAGCGGCGCGGTGAACCTGTATGGCCGGTGGCCCTCCACCATCCCGTTCACCACGCCGGCCTATCAGTGGCAGTGGAGCCCGGATGGCGGCGACAGCTGGCTCAACGTCCCGGGGGCCACGAGCCTGGCGTCCTCCCATTCCCAGCCTTCGCCCGGAATCCATCGGTACCGGCTCATGAGCTACGAGGCCCTGAACCCGTCCCAGCAGCTCGTGTCGAACCCGCTGACGTTCTTCGTGCAGCGACTCGTCGTGGAGCCCCGGACCCACCACCTCTATTCCTGCAATGGGGGCAACACCTACGGCTCCCTGGCCGCGCACTACCGCCTGGAGTTCGCGGACCCCGTCGTCCAGACGAGCTATGCCATCCAGTGGTCGCCGGCCACGTACCTCTCCAATCCGAACACGAGCCCGACGTCCATCCTCCTGCCCTCGCTGGGTGCGTCTCCGCCTCCCAACGGGCCGCCGGTTCCCGCCGCCAACCACCTCTACACGGTGACGGTGACCGACAACGTCCATGGCTGCACGGGGAGCGGGCAGCAGACCGTGGCGCAGCACAACCCGCGCAAGGTCGCGGTGCCCAACGCCTTCACGCCGAACGGTGACGGGGTGAACGACCTCTTCCGGCCGCTCAACCTGGACGACTATCCCGGCTCGCGCTTCTTCATCTACAACCGCTGGGGACAGGCCATCTTCTCGTCCCAGGGGCCCACGCTGCTGGACTACTCCTGGAACGGCACCTTCGGAGGCGTCCCCCAGGGCAGCGGGGCCTACGCGTGGCGCATCGAGATGAGCGACTGCTTCGGCAACATCATCAACGGCTCGACGGGTGACAACAGACCGTCCGGAACGGTGACGCTCATCCGTTAG
- a CDS encoding FHA domain-containing protein, which yields MARALLLSLLVRQHLALKEKFRAKYPHPWLVWEAGAWNVPETVDGNVGATRLPLTDLKDCLPAGDAMCFELVGLAERGPIRLGRASQNNALVVNDATVSREQLILTPQSEATWHVARVADARPVKLDGQELPDAGVVLTPGAKLEVGDVRLTFHDAAGFDERISRIAAQVLAQTAPPR from the coding sequence ATGGCTCGCGCACTGCTGCTCTCGCTGCTGGTGAGGCAGCACCTGGCACTCAAAGAGAAGTTTCGCGCCAAGTACCCGCACCCCTGGCTGGTGTGGGAGGCGGGCGCGTGGAACGTCCCGGAGACGGTGGACGGAAACGTGGGCGCCACCCGGCTGCCGCTCACGGACTTGAAGGACTGCCTGCCCGCCGGCGACGCCATGTGCTTCGAGCTGGTGGGCCTGGCCGAGCGAGGGCCCATCCGCCTGGGCCGCGCCTCGCAGAACAACGCGCTGGTGGTCAACGACGCCACGGTGTCGCGCGAGCAGCTCATCCTCACGCCCCAGTCCGAGGCCACCTGGCACGTGGCCCGCGTGGCCGACGCCAGGCCCGTGAAGCTGGATGGCCAGGAGCTGCCCGACGCGGGCGTGGTGCTGACGCCCGGCGCGAAGCTCGAGGTGGGCGACGTGCGCCTCACCTTCCACGACGCGGCGGGCTTCGACGAGCGCATCTCCCGCATCGCCGCGCAGGTGCTCGCCCAGACGGCGCCGCCACGCTGA
- a CDS encoding alpha/beta hydrolase, translating into MRRLSLVLLCASLSSACDDSEGAPVVPPPPFTQSYPDAGPTPDGGSDPTPWACQRQAVVKGAPMSLLADLQLAMGRATTSNERTQAIDRFVEQVEAQGGTPLVSDASAGRQRVAFFARGESARDTFVAGEFNEWSPTATPLSQVLDTDLYLAEVEVPRTGPQPYKLVKGGNFFEDPRARNVVWDRLNRNDVGQFNSLVYPDAQDPTKGRLTAWYDVRATALNDARDVFVYTPASYDGPGCPSLPVMYVHDGNESITRESFVDAADSHYKARPQDSAVLVFIALPSQDVRLGQYTFPPALAPGWPTPRGDDYLAFIVNDLMPRVESGLRVKTGPQETGISGASLGGLISVYAGFRAPEKFGFVGTQSGTLFWPHDGEVDRNDGNAMVVRASADPVVPVRFYVDHGSPSAGCTRDGEQGADDCQSNLQFVSALRNKGYGVVHVNEVSGAHDWAFWKKRQPGLLCAFRNTDAKECGL; encoded by the coding sequence ATGCGCCGTCTGTCCCTGGTCCTGCTGTGCGCGAGTCTCTCGTCCGCCTGTGATGATTCGGAGGGCGCGCCCGTCGTCCCGCCTCCGCCCTTCACCCAGTCCTATCCGGACGCGGGGCCGACGCCCGACGGAGGCAGCGACCCGACGCCCTGGGCCTGTCAGCGGCAGGCGGTGGTGAAGGGCGCGCCCATGTCGCTCCTGGCGGACCTGCAGCTCGCCATGGGCCGGGCCACGACGTCGAACGAGCGCACCCAGGCCATCGACCGCTTCGTGGAGCAGGTGGAGGCCCAGGGCGGCACGCCGCTGGTGAGCGACGCGAGCGCGGGTCGCCAGCGCGTGGCCTTCTTCGCCCGGGGCGAGTCCGCGCGCGACACCTTCGTGGCCGGTGAGTTCAACGAGTGGTCGCCCACGGCGACGCCGCTGTCGCAGGTGCTCGACACGGACCTGTACCTCGCGGAGGTGGAGGTTCCGCGCACGGGGCCGCAGCCGTACAAGCTGGTGAAGGGCGGCAACTTCTTCGAGGACCCGCGCGCGCGCAACGTCGTGTGGGACCGCCTCAACCGCAACGACGTGGGCCAGTTCAACTCGCTCGTCTATCCGGACGCGCAGGACCCGACGAAGGGCCGGCTCACCGCGTGGTACGACGTGCGCGCCACGGCGCTGAACGACGCGCGCGACGTCTTCGTCTACACACCCGCGTCGTATGACGGCCCGGGGTGCCCGTCGCTGCCGGTGATGTACGTGCACGACGGCAACGAGAGCATCACCCGCGAGTCCTTCGTGGACGCGGCGGACTCGCACTACAAGGCGCGGCCCCAGGACTCGGCGGTGCTCGTGTTCATCGCGCTGCCGAGCCAGGACGTGCGACTGGGGCAGTACACCTTCCCGCCCGCGCTCGCGCCGGGCTGGCCCACGCCTCGGGGTGACGACTACCTGGCCTTCATCGTCAATGACCTGATGCCGCGCGTGGAGTCGGGCCTGCGCGTGAAGACGGGGCCTCAGGAGACGGGCATCTCCGGTGCGTCGCTGGGCGGGCTCATCTCCGTGTACGCGGGCTTCCGCGCCCCGGAGAAGTTCGGCTTCGTGGGCACGCAGTCCGGCACGCTGTTCTGGCCGCACGACGGTGAGGTGGACCGCAACGACGGCAACGCCATGGTGGTGCGCGCGAGCGCGGACCCGGTGGTGCCGGTGCGCTTCTACGTGGACCACGGCTCACCCTCGGCGGGCTGCACGCGCGACGGCGAGCAGGGCGCGGACGACTGTCAGTCCAACCTCCAGTTCGTCTCCGCGCTGCGCAACAAGGGCTACGGCGTGGTCCATGTGAACGAGGTGAGCGGCGCGCACGACTGGGCCTTCTGGAAGAAGCGTCAGCCGGGGCTCTTGTGCGCGTTCCGCAACACGGACGCGAAGGAGTGCGGCCTCTAG
- a CDS encoding ATP-grasp domain-containing protein: MDVAVLTYSDMPELAEFERPLLPALRALGLDARPVVWDDPTVDFTTVRLAVVRSTWDSHLRRDTFVAWAQKVGRLTRLHNPADVLRWNTHKFYLRELEEKGIPVTPTAWVEREGTLDLEIVARARGWDTLVLKPAVSAGAVETHIIPRAEAAAGNALVTRLSATSELMVQPYLKAFESEGERSYIFFDGVFSHAVRRPPTLKSAPRGFAEPTLFAPDAKELKLSERVLEAMGAPLLYARVDVATDNEGVTRLQEVEVTEPALFLNLDAEAPHRLARAIAAKL, from the coding sequence ATGGATGTCGCTGTCCTCACCTATTCAGACATGCCCGAGCTCGCCGAGTTCGAGCGCCCCCTGCTCCCCGCGCTCCGCGCGCTGGGCCTGGATGCGCGGCCCGTCGTCTGGGACGACCCGACGGTGGACTTCACCACCGTGCGCCTCGCCGTGGTGCGCAGCACCTGGGACAGCCACCTGCGCCGCGACACCTTCGTCGCCTGGGCCCAGAAGGTCGGCCGCCTCACCAGGCTCCACAACCCCGCTGACGTGCTGCGCTGGAACACGCACAAGTTCTACCTGCGCGAGCTGGAGGAGAAGGGCATCCCCGTGACGCCCACCGCGTGGGTGGAGCGCGAGGGCACCCTGGACCTCGAAATCGTCGCCCGCGCCCGGGGCTGGGACACGCTGGTCCTCAAGCCCGCCGTGTCCGCCGGCGCCGTGGAGACGCACATCATCCCGCGCGCCGAGGCCGCGGCCGGCAACGCGCTCGTCACCCGGCTTTCCGCCACCAGCGAGCTGATGGTGCAGCCCTACCTGAAGGCCTTCGAGTCGGAGGGAGAGCGCAGCTACATCTTCTTCGACGGCGTCTTCAGCCACGCGGTGCGCCGCCCGCCCACGCTGAAGTCCGCGCCGCGCGGCTTCGCGGAGCCCACCCTCTTCGCGCCCGACGCCAAGGAGCTGAAGCTGTCCGAGCGCGTGCTCGAGGCCATGGGCGCCCCGCTGCTCTACGCCCGCGTGGACGTGGCCACCGACAACGAAGGCGTCACCCGGCTCCAGGAGGTGGAGGTCACCGAGCCCGCCCTCTTCCTCAATCTGGACGCCGAGGCCCCGCACCGGCTGGCGCGGGCCATCGCCGCGAAGCTGTAG